A region of Streptomyces sp. WMMC500 DNA encodes the following proteins:
- a CDS encoding response regulator: MHRVLVVDDEPQIVRALVINLKARKYEVDAAQDGATALKLAADRHPDVIVLDLGLPDMDGVDVIRGIRGWTRVPILVLSARHSSDEKVEALDAGADDYVTKPFGMDELLARLRAAVRRAEPSAPAGDQAVVTTDAFTVDLAAKKVNRDGADVRLTPTEWHLLEVLVRNAGRLVSQKQLLKEVWGPSYGTETNYLRVYMAQLRRKLEADPAHPRHFVTEPGMGYRFEQ, encoded by the coding sequence ATGCACCGGGTGCTCGTGGTCGACGACGAGCCGCAGATCGTGCGCGCGCTCGTCATCAACCTCAAGGCGCGCAAGTACGAGGTCGACGCCGCCCAGGACGGCGCCACCGCGCTCAAGCTCGCCGCCGACCGCCACCCCGACGTGATCGTCCTGGACCTCGGCCTGCCCGACATGGACGGCGTCGACGTCATCCGCGGCATCCGCGGCTGGACCCGGGTGCCGATCCTGGTGCTCTCCGCCCGGCACAGCTCCGACGAGAAGGTCGAGGCCCTCGACGCGGGCGCCGACGACTACGTGACCAAGCCCTTCGGCATGGACGAACTGCTCGCCCGGCTGCGCGCTGCCGTCCGCCGCGCCGAACCGTCGGCGCCCGCCGGGGACCAGGCCGTCGTCACCACCGACGCCTTCACCGTCGACCTCGCGGCCAAGAAGGTCAACCGCGACGGCGCCGACGTACGCCTCACGCCCACCGAGTGGCACCTGCTCGAAGTGCTGGTCCGCAACGCCGGCCGGCTGGTCAGCCAGAAGCAGCTCCTCAAGGAGGTCTGGGGCCCCTCGTACGGTACGGAGACCAACTACCTGCGGGTCTATATGGCCCAGCTCCGCCGCAAGCTGGAGGCAGACCCCGCCCACCCGCGCCACTTCGTCACCGAACCCGGCATGGGCTACCGCTTCGAGCAGTGA
- a CDS encoding IS5 family transposase, with translation MSDAEWALVRDLLPVPGWLAGRGGRPEGYCHRQMLDAIRYLVDNGIKWRAMPSDFPPWPRVYAFFARWRDGGLVAELHDRLREAAREAEGREREPSAGVIDSQSVKADATVALTSRGFDAGKKVNGRKRHLLTDTLGLLLAVLVTPASTTDRDAARVLLPAAQDRFGRLARVWADGGYTGHLVDWSATQLGIALDIVRRSDTARGFEALPRRWVVERSFAWCLRSRRLVRDYERRTDTSEAVILWSMSMLTSRRLAARHQGPAPMRAA, from the coding sequence ATGAGCGATGCCGAGTGGGCTCTGGTGCGGGATCTGCTGCCGGTTCCCGGGTGGCTGGCGGGCCGGGGCGGGCGGCCGGAGGGCTACTGTCACCGACAGATGCTCGACGCGATCCGCTACCTCGTCGACAACGGCATCAAGTGGCGGGCGATGCCGTCGGACTTCCCGCCCTGGCCTCGGGTCTACGCCTTCTTCGCCCGCTGGCGGGATGGGGGACTCGTGGCCGAGTTGCACGACCGGCTGCGTGAGGCTGCCCGCGAGGCCGAGGGACGTGAACGTGAGCCCAGTGCGGGGGTCATCGACTCGCAGTCGGTGAAGGCGGACGCCACCGTCGCTCTCACCTCTCGCGGCTTCGACGCCGGGAAGAAGGTCAACGGGCGCAAGCGGCACCTGCTCACCGACACGCTCGGGCTACTGCTGGCGGTGCTGGTCACGCCTGCGTCGACCACCGACCGGGACGCCGCCCGCGTTCTGCTGCCGGCGGCCCAGGACCGCTTCGGGCGGCTGGCACGGGTCTGGGCCGACGGCGGCTACACCGGCCACCTCGTCGACTGGAGTGCAACACAGCTCGGCATCGCACTCGACATCGTCCGCCGCAGCGACACCGCCCGCGGCTTTGAGGCCCTGCCCCGCCGCTGGGTCGTGGAACGGTCGTTCGCCTGGTGCCTGCGCAGCCGGCGTCTGGTCCGTGACTACGAGCGGCGCACCGACACCAGCGAAGCCGTCATTCTGTGGTCGATGTCCATGCTCACGAGCCGCCGCCTGGCCGCCCGGCACCAGGGTCCTGCTCCGATGCGGGCAGCGTGA
- a CDS encoding TRAM domain-containing protein has protein sequence MPEEQQAPATSASRAGEEYEVEVGPVAHGGHCVARTAEGQVLFVRHTLPGERVVARVTEGRAGARFLRADAVRVLEPAKDRIEAPCPYAGPGKCGGCDFQHVAPGAQRRLKADVLAEQLDWLAGLTAEDAGWDGTVEPVPGDKVPKGEVPAWRTRVQYAIDPGGRAGLRRHRSHEVQPVDRCLIAAPEVEELGVESREWPQLDTVEAIAATGSGDRQVVLTPRPGGRLPLVELDRPVSVLRAEPSRTPSAPAAVHRVHGRDFVRERAAGRTWRVGAGGFWQVHPKGADLLVETVMTGLMPKKGDMALDLYCGVGLFAGALAERVGPKGAVLGIESGKRAAADARHNLADLDRVRIEQGKVDRVLPRTGITEADLVVLDPPRTGAGRQVITQVTALHPRRIAYVACDPAALARDLSYFAAAGYAPKWTRAFDLFPMTHHMECVAVLVRTEKAA, from the coding sequence GTGCCCGAAGAACAGCAGGCCCCCGCCACGTCCGCGTCGCGAGCGGGGGAGGAGTACGAGGTCGAGGTCGGCCCGGTGGCGCACGGCGGGCACTGCGTGGCCCGTACGGCCGAGGGCCAGGTGCTCTTCGTACGCCACACGCTGCCCGGCGAACGGGTCGTAGCCCGGGTCACCGAGGGCCGCGCCGGCGCACGCTTCCTGCGCGCGGACGCGGTGCGGGTGCTGGAGCCGGCGAAGGACCGCATCGAGGCGCCGTGCCCCTACGCCGGTCCCGGCAAGTGCGGCGGCTGCGACTTCCAGCACGTCGCCCCGGGCGCGCAGCGGCGCCTGAAGGCGGACGTGCTCGCCGAGCAACTCGACTGGCTCGCGGGGCTCACCGCCGAGGACGCGGGGTGGGACGGCACGGTGGAGCCGGTGCCGGGCGACAAGGTGCCGAAGGGCGAGGTGCCGGCGTGGCGCACCCGGGTCCAGTACGCGATCGACCCCGGCGGCCGGGCGGGACTGCGCAGGCACCGCTCGCACGAGGTACAGCCCGTCGACCGCTGCCTGATCGCCGCCCCGGAGGTGGAGGAACTGGGCGTGGAGAGCCGGGAGTGGCCGCAACTGGACACGGTGGAGGCCATCGCCGCCACCGGCTCGGGCGACCGCCAGGTCGTCCTCACCCCCCGCCCCGGCGGCCGGCTCCCCCTGGTCGAACTCGACCGCCCCGTCTCCGTACTCCGCGCCGAGCCCTCCCGCACGCCCTCCGCCCCCGCCGCCGTCCACCGCGTCCACGGCCGCGACTTCGTCCGCGAACGCGCCGCGGGCCGCACCTGGCGCGTCGGCGCGGGCGGCTTCTGGCAGGTGCACCCGAAGGGCGCGGACCTGCTCGTGGAGACGGTGATGACGGGCCTGATGCCGAAGAAGGGCGACATGGCCCTCGACCTCTACTGCGGCGTCGGCCTCTTCGCCGGCGCCCTCGCCGAGCGCGTCGGCCCCAAGGGCGCGGTCCTGGGCATCGAGTCGGGCAAACGCGCCGCCGCCGACGCCCGCCACAACCTCGCCGACCTCGACCGCGTCCGCATCGAACAGGGCAAGGTCGACCGCGTCCTCCCCCGCACGGGCATCACGGAAGCGGACCTCGTCGTCCTGGACCCACCCCGCACCGGCGCCGGCCGCCAGGTGATCACCCAGGTCACCGCCCTCCACCCCCGCCGCATCGCCTACGTCGCCTGCGACCCGGCAGCCCTGGCCCGGGACCTCTCGTACTTCGCCGCCGCGGGCTACGCCCCGAAGTGGACCCGTGCATTCGACCTCTTCCCGATGACCCACCACATGGAGTGCGTGGCGGTGCTGGTCAGGACCGAAAAGGCTGCCTGA
- a CDS encoding tetratricopeptide repeat protein, translating to MERWPNRRPGPDGDPNTDSEIADAKREPSVTAADTGIATARDGATAVTGYTGPAPGTASPVQVSRTGAAIASEGGLAVSGYLAIDRFTLVQQAAPRTPATWPHQVGVLPPRAQSFQHRAEADQLRAAVDGGGTAVLTQVLTGTGGVGKTQLAADYARTAWDSGEVDVLVWISASSRSAITAGYAQAGVEILAADPSDPERAARAFLAWLEPKAEQKPCRWLVVLDDVADPADMRGCWPPTNRHGRVLVTTRRREAALTGAGRRLVTVGLFTPREAAAYFSDVLNAHDRHEPSDQINALATDLGYLPLALAQAVAYIIDADLACTSYREMLADRIRKLADLLPGSGSLPDDQTATVAATWSLSVEHADRLHPVGLARPMLQLCAMLDANGIPEAVLTSEPAVTHLAFHRPHGQQTPAPATAEDSVHALRALHRLSLINHSPATPHQAVRVHQLIQRAAREVLSPSQRDQLADTAADALLSAWPDIERDTNLAQSLRANTLALTQHAAGVQFHVVVYRAGLSLGESGQVAAARDYFQRLAAEAEAHLYPDHAVALIARHNFASWRGRAGDAAGAATALAELLEQMSRVFGPDDPNTLTTGSDLALWRGEAGDAAGAATAFAELLEQLTRMLDPDHPSILSTRANLARWRGEAGDAAGAATAYTELLADQLRVLGPDHPSTLTGRHNVALWRGEAGNAAGAATAYTELLADQLRVLGPDHPDTLGSRHGLAHWRGEAGDAAGAAAAYTELLEQTTRVLGPDHPDALATMANLANWRGAAGDVAGAATTLSELLERMTRVLGPDHPRTLNTRGNIAHWQGVAGDAAGAATTFAGLVEQMTRVLGPDHPDTLGSRHGLAHSRWEAGDVTGGATILAELLGDQLRVLGPDHPDTLGTRATLANWRGLTGDVAGAATTLSELLERMTRVLGPDHPIALATRSALARWQGQKADVDQTVD from the coding sequence ATGGAACGATGGCCCAATCGCCGCCCCGGCCCGGACGGTGACCCCAACACTGATTCTGAGATCGCGGACGCAAAACGCGAACCCTCGGTCACCGCCGCGGACACTGGCATCGCCACCGCTCGCGATGGCGCCACGGCGGTGACCGGTTACACCGGACCGGCCCCAGGCACCGCTAGCCCGGTGCAGGTGAGCCGTACGGGGGCCGCCATTGCCAGCGAGGGCGGTCTGGCCGTCTCCGGATACCTGGCGATCGATCGCTTCACCCTGGTGCAGCAGGCTGCGCCGCGCACACCTGCCACCTGGCCGCACCAAGTCGGTGTACTCCCACCCCGCGCCCAGTCCTTCCAGCACAGGGCCGAAGCCGACCAGTTGCGCGCGGCGGTCGACGGCGGGGGCACCGCGGTACTCACCCAGGTACTGACCGGGACCGGCGGGGTGGGCAAGACCCAACTGGCCGCCGACTATGCCCGGACCGCCTGGGACAGCGGCGAGGTCGACGTACTGGTGTGGATCAGCGCGAGCAGCCGCTCAGCGATCACGGCCGGGTACGCGCAGGCCGGCGTAGAGATCCTTGCCGCTGATCCCAGCGATCCGGAGCGGGCCGCCCGGGCGTTCCTAGCCTGGCTGGAGCCCAAGGCCGAACAGAAGCCGTGCCGGTGGCTGGTCGTACTCGACGATGTCGCGGATCCTGCCGATATGCGCGGCTGCTGGCCGCCCACCAACCGCCACGGCCGAGTCCTGGTCACCACGCGACGTCGCGAGGCCGCCCTGACCGGAGCAGGCCGACGCCTGGTGACTGTGGGCTTGTTCACCCCTCGAGAAGCCGCTGCCTACTTCTCCGATGTACTCAACGCTCACGACCGCCACGAGCCAAGCGACCAGATCAACGCTCTCGCCACCGACCTGGGATACCTGCCTCTCGCCTTGGCCCAGGCCGTGGCCTACATCATCGACGCGGACCTGGCCTGTACCTCCTACCGAGAGATGCTGGCTGATCGGATCAGGAAGCTAGCCGATTTGCTGCCGGGGTCCGGTTCACTGCCGGACGACCAGACCGCCACCGTGGCCGCCACTTGGTCCCTGTCCGTAGAGCATGCAGACCGGCTTCATCCCGTGGGACTGGCCCGCCCGATGCTTCAACTCTGCGCGATGCTCGATGCCAACGGAATCCCCGAGGCGGTCCTCACCAGCGAACCGGCTGTGACCCACCTTGCCTTCCATCGCCCCCATGGACAGCAGACACCGGCCCCTGCGACAGCCGAGGACTCGGTCCATGCGTTGCGCGCACTGCATCGCCTCAGCCTGATCAATCACAGCCCCGCCACCCCCCACCAGGCGGTGCGTGTCCACCAACTCATTCAACGGGCCGCGCGCGAGGTCCTCAGTCCTTCGCAGCGCGACCAACTCGCCGACACCGCCGCCGATGCCCTGCTCTCAGCCTGGCCAGACATCGAACGCGACACCAACCTCGCGCAGTCCTTGCGTGCCAACACTCTGGCACTCACCCAGCACGCCGCAGGCGTCCAATTCCACGTCGTGGTGTATCGCGCTGGCCTGAGCCTGGGCGAGTCCGGGCAAGTTGCCGCTGCCCGTGACTACTTTCAACGCCTGGCTGCTGAGGCCGAAGCTCACCTCTACCCCGATCACGCCGTCGCCTTGATAGCCCGGCACAATTTCGCCTCTTGGCGGGGGAGGGCGGGGGATGCGGCGGGCGCTGCCACCGCCCTCGCGGAACTACTGGAGCAGATGAGCCGAGTGTTTGGCCCCGACGACCCCAATACCTTGACCACCGGCAGTGATCTGGCCCTGTGGCGGGGGGAGGCGGGGGATGCGGCGGGCGCCGCCACCGCCTTCGCGGAGTTACTGGAGCAACTGACCAGGATGCTGGACCCCGACCACCCCAGCATCCTAAGCACCAGGGCCAATCTCGCCAGGTGGCGGGGGGAGGCAGGGGATGCAGCGGGCGCCGCCACCGCCTACACCGAACTGCTGGCCGACCAGCTACGAGTACTGGGCCCCGACCACCCCAGCACCCTGACTGGTCGGCACAACGTGGCCCTGTGGCGGGGGGAGGCGGGGAATGCAGCGGGCGCCGCCACCGCCTACACCGAACTGCTGGCCGACCAGCTACGAGTACTGGGCCCCGACCACCCTGACACCCTGGGCAGCCGACATGGCCTCGCACACTGGCGGGGGGAAGCGGGGGATGCAGCGGGCGCCGCTGCCGCCTACACCGAACTGTTAGAACAGACGACCAGGGTGCTGGGCCCCGACCACCCCGACGCTCTCGCCACAATGGCCAACCTTGCGAACTGGCGGGGTGCGGCGGGGGATGTGGCGGGCGCCGCCACCACCCTTAGCGAACTGCTGGAGCGGATGACCAGAGTGCTGGGCCCCGACCACCCCAGGACTCTGAACACCAGGGGTAACATCGCGCACTGGCAGGGCGTGGCGGGGGATGCGGCGGGCGCCGCCACCACCTTTGCCGGACTGGTGGAGCAGATGACCAGAGTGCTGGGCCCCGACCACCCTGACACCCTGGGCAGCCGACATGGCCTCGCACACTCGCGATGGGAAGCAGGGGACGTAACCGGAGGCGCTACCATCCTTGCCGAACTACTAGGCGACCAGCTAAGGGTGTTGGGCCCTGACCATCCCGACACCCTCGGCACAAGGGCCACCCTCGCGAACTGGCGGGGCCTGACGGGGGATGTGGCGGGCGCCGCCACCACCCTTAGCGAACTGCTGGAGCGGATGACCAGAGTGCTGGGCCCCGACCACCCCATCGCCCTCGCCACCCGTAGTGCGCTCGCCCGGTGGCAGGGCCAGAAAGCGGATGTGGATCAAACGGTCGATTGA
- a CDS encoding helix-turn-helix domain-containing protein, producing MAARLLSIPAVAAALDVDRRTVYRFIAAGELPVVDLRTGTGRSRIRVPAAALEEFITSRSVTSSHPRR from the coding sequence TTGGCCGCACGCCTGTTGTCCATTCCCGCTGTCGCCGCCGCCTTGGACGTCGACCGCCGCACCGTTTACCGCTTCATCGCCGCTGGGGAACTACCCGTCGTCGACCTGCGCACCGGCACCGGCCGCTCGCGCATCCGTGTCCCTGCCGCTGCACTGGAGGAGTTCATCACCAGCCGGTCGGTCACTTCCTCCCACCCCCGCCGCTAA
- a CDS encoding TrkA family potassium uptake protein, with translation MHIVIMGCGRVGSTLARTLEQQGHTVSVIDRDPTAFRRLGPGFGGRRVTGIGFDQDTLKDAGIEEAGAFAAVSSGDNSNIIAARVAREMFGVENVAARIYDPRRAEVYQRLGIPTVATVRWTADQMLRRLLPSGAEPLWRDPSGRVELAEVHTSAAWIGHRVAELQEETGVRVAFLTRQGEAVLPTAKTVLQDGDLVHVIMRTDEVEQVEAACAKGPDTEDRR, from the coding sequence GTGCACATCGTGATCATGGGGTGCGGCCGGGTGGGCTCCACCCTGGCGCGCACGCTGGAGCAGCAGGGGCACACGGTGTCGGTGATCGACCGCGACCCCACCGCCTTCCGCCGCCTCGGTCCCGGCTTCGGGGGCCGCCGCGTCACCGGCATCGGCTTCGACCAGGACACGCTGAAGGACGCCGGGATCGAGGAGGCCGGGGCCTTCGCCGCGGTCAGCTCCGGCGACAACTCGAACATCATCGCCGCCCGCGTCGCCCGCGAGATGTTCGGCGTCGAGAACGTCGCCGCCCGGATCTACGACCCCCGCCGCGCCGAGGTCTACCAGCGGCTCGGGATCCCCACGGTCGCCACCGTCCGCTGGACCGCCGACCAGATGCTGCGCCGGCTGCTGCCCTCGGGCGCGGAGCCGCTGTGGCGGGATCCGAGCGGGCGGGTGGAGCTGGCGGAGGTGCACACCTCGGCGGCCTGGATCGGTCACCGCGTGGCCGAGCTGCAGGAGGAGACGGGAGTACGGGTCGCGTTCCTCACCCGGCAGGGCGAGGCGGTGCTGCCCACCGCCAAGACGGTGCTGCAGGACGGCGACCTGGTGCATGTGATCATGCGTACCGACGAGGTCGAGCAGGTCGAGGCGGCCTGCGCGAAGGGCCCGGACACGGAGGACCGACGGTGA
- a CDS encoding OB-fold nucleic acid binding domain-containing protein, translating to MDPARSTDRSAGPFRRLLGRLTGAEEPPAEDTLPPDEDTADVTPIRQCHDRAVVTVTGSLRTVTLQPRAGVPALQAELFDGTDSLDLVWLGRRAITGIEPGRSLTASGRIAMSRGRRVLFNPKYELRPLGQEQR from the coding sequence ATGGACCCCGCCCGCAGCACCGACCGCTCCGCCGGCCCGTTCCGCCGGCTGCTGGGCCGGCTCACCGGCGCCGAGGAGCCGCCGGCGGAGGACACCCTGCCGCCCGACGAGGACACCGCCGACGTCACGCCCATCCGGCAGTGCCACGACCGCGCCGTGGTCACCGTCACCGGCAGTCTGCGCACCGTCACCCTCCAGCCGCGCGCGGGCGTCCCCGCGCTGCAGGCGGAGCTGTTCGACGGCACCGACTCGCTCGACCTGGTCTGGCTCGGCCGCCGCGCCATCACCGGCATCGAGCCGGGCCGCAGCCTCACCGCCTCCGGCCGCATCGCCATGAGCCGCGGGCGGCGGGTGCTCTTCAACCCCAAGTACGAACTGCGACCCCTCGGACAGGAGCAGCGGTGA
- a CDS encoding site-specific integrase translates to MRDPRVGEIAFREWHDRWWNARIVEPHTLRGDGSSIKNHVLPYWADWEMRTITRMDVQSWIRSLVEKGAGASAIKRAYNLTSSIMRAAVDDDVIAVSPCRSIDLPAIAVKPPQWFTPDQAQSILDGLAPAWRTMCLLGFYTGLRWGELSGLHRHRIDTRRSRLFVVEVNTKSGIKEYPKSSRSRREVPLPPHVLEALERHIHRLDRDAVVFTTITKGRSGRLLADSNWRPQTWWPAVEAAYYFGDDGELQLVPHYPPHAMRHTCASWLVQKGVSLYEVQHLLGHESFQTTQRYAHLQPDAHKAVLGAWERMETPLTIAA, encoded by the coding sequence ATGCGCGACCCGCGGGTCGGTGAAATCGCGTTCCGGGAGTGGCACGACCGATGGTGGAACGCCCGCATCGTCGAGCCTCATACCCTGCGAGGCGACGGGTCCAGTATCAAGAACCACGTCCTGCCCTACTGGGCGGACTGGGAGATGCGGACCATCACCCGCATGGACGTCCAAAGCTGGATCCGCTCCCTTGTCGAGAAGGGAGCGGGGGCCTCCGCGATCAAGCGGGCCTACAACCTGACGTCGTCCATCATGCGTGCGGCGGTCGACGACGACGTGATCGCGGTAAGCCCGTGCCGCAGCATCGACCTGCCGGCCATCGCCGTCAAACCACCGCAGTGGTTCACACCCGACCAAGCGCAGAGCATCCTCGACGGACTGGCCCCCGCCTGGCGCACTATGTGCCTGCTCGGCTTCTATACCGGGCTGCGCTGGGGCGAGCTGTCCGGCCTGCACCGCCACCGCATCGACACACGACGCTCCCGCCTGTTCGTGGTGGAGGTCAACACCAAGAGCGGCATCAAGGAGTACCCCAAGAGTTCCAGGAGCCGCCGTGAAGTCCCGCTCCCACCCCACGTCCTGGAGGCTCTCGAACGCCACATCCACCGGCTCGACCGCGACGCGGTGGTCTTCACCACCATCACCAAGGGCCGCTCCGGGCGCCTCCTGGCCGACAGCAACTGGCGTCCACAGACCTGGTGGCCCGCTGTCGAAGCTGCCTACTACTTCGGCGACGATGGTGAATTGCAGCTCGTCCCGCACTATCCCCCGCATGCCATGCGCCACACCTGCGCCTCATGGCTGGTCCAAAAGGGCGTCTCGCTCTACGAGGTCCAGCACCTCCTCGGCCACGAGAGCTTCCAGACCACCCAGCGTTACGCACACCTGCAACCGGACGCCCACAAGGCTGTCCTCGGAGCCTGGGAACGTATGGAAACCCCGCTCACCATCGCCGCATGA
- a CDS encoding DUF3159 domain-containing protein — translation MTSFQKPADDRAGGPGATGGPPGTAPAPTPAPDDAGPGRPGSGVPEGDSHAVTQAAMAEAFGGVRGMVETTVPGLVFVLVYTISSELRPSAIAALGVSLALGLSRLVTRGTLKHAFSGVFGVAIGVVFAMMTGNAKDFYLPGLLYGLGLALAYLLSTLAGLPLIGLILGPLFRENLSWRTRNPGRKKAYAKASYAWGFIFLAKSAILFPLYFWADPKEFGWVIVALKIPPLLLAVTLTYIFLKQAPPPIDVIAEMEAEEKAKEEREKQRQAAADRE, via the coding sequence GTGACGTCATTCCAGAAGCCGGCCGACGACCGCGCCGGCGGCCCCGGCGCGACCGGCGGCCCGCCCGGGACCGCACCCGCGCCGACGCCCGCGCCCGACGACGCGGGCCCCGGCCGGCCCGGCTCCGGCGTACCGGAGGGCGACTCGCACGCCGTCACCCAGGCCGCCATGGCCGAGGCGTTCGGCGGGGTCCGCGGCATGGTCGAGACCACGGTCCCCGGCCTCGTCTTCGTGCTCGTCTACACCATCAGCTCGGAACTCAGGCCCTCCGCGATCGCCGCGCTCGGCGTCTCGCTGGCGCTCGGCCTCTCCCGGCTGGTCACCCGCGGCACCCTCAAGCACGCCTTCAGCGGCGTCTTCGGCGTGGCCATCGGCGTCGTCTTCGCGATGATGACCGGCAACGCCAAGGACTTCTACCTCCCCGGCCTGCTCTACGGCCTCGGCCTGGCGCTGGCGTACCTCCTCAGCACCCTGGCCGGCCTGCCGCTGATCGGGCTGATCCTCGGGCCGCTGTTCCGCGAGAACCTGTCCTGGCGCACCCGCAACCCGGGCCGCAAGAAGGCGTACGCGAAGGCCAGCTACGCCTGGGGCTTCATCTTCCTGGCCAAGTCCGCGATCCTCTTCCCGCTCTACTTCTGGGCCGACCCCAAGGAGTTCGGCTGGGTGATCGTGGCGCTGAAGATCCCGCCGCTGCTGCTCGCGGTCACGCTCACCTACATCTTCCTCAAGCAGGCGCCGCCGCCGATCGACGTGATCGCGGAGATGGAGGCGGAGGAGAAGGCGAAAGAGGAGCGGGAGAAGCAGCGGCAGGCGGCGGCGGACCGCGAGTAG
- a CDS encoding TrkA family potassium uptake protein, whose amino-acid sequence MRVAIAGAGAVGRSIAGELLDNGHEVLLIDKTPTAIAVERVPRAEWLLADACEIASLDEAALQRCHVVIAATGDDKVNLVVSLLAKTEYGVPRVVARVNNPRNEWLYNEAWGVDVAVSTPRLMSALVEEAVSVGDLVRLLRFSHGDANLVELTLPEESALTGTAVGDVDWPADTTLVTIIRGSTVLTPKPDDTLEAGDELLFVAAQAREEQLEELLSVRREG is encoded by the coding sequence GTGAGAGTGGCGATCGCAGGTGCCGGTGCGGTGGGCCGCTCCATCGCGGGTGAGCTGCTGGACAACGGGCACGAGGTGCTGCTCATCGACAAGACCCCCACCGCCATCGCCGTCGAGCGCGTCCCGCGGGCGGAGTGGCTGCTCGCCGACGCCTGCGAGATCGCCTCGCTGGACGAGGCCGCGCTGCAGCGCTGCCACGTCGTCATCGCCGCCACCGGCGACGACAAGGTCAACCTGGTCGTCTCGCTGCTCGCCAAGACCGAGTACGGCGTGCCGCGCGTGGTCGCCCGGGTCAACAATCCGCGCAACGAGTGGCTCTACAACGAGGCGTGGGGCGTGGACGTCGCCGTCTCCACGCCGCGGCTGATGTCCGCCCTGGTGGAGGAGGCCGTCAGCGTCGGCGATCTGGTCCGGCTGCTGCGCTTCAGCCACGGCGACGCGAACCTCGTCGAGCTGACCCTGCCGGAGGAGTCGGCGCTCACCGGCACCGCCGTCGGCGACGTCGACTGGCCCGCGGACACCACGCTGGTGACGATCATCCGCGGCAGCACGGTCCTCACCCCGAAGCCCGACGACACCCTGGAGGCCGGTGACGAGCTGCTCTTCGTCGCCGCGCAGGCGCGCGAGGAGCAGTTGGAGGAGCTGCTTTCCGTACGGCGCGAAGGCTGA
- a CDS encoding IS5 family transposase produces the protein MSDAEWALVRDLLPVPGWLAGRGGRPEGYCHRQMLDAIRYLVDNGIKWRAMPSDFPPWPRVYAFFARWRDGGLVAELHDRLREAAREAEGREREPSAGVIDSQSVKADATVALTSRGFDAGKKVNGRKRHLLTDTLGLLLAVLVTPASTTDRDAARVLLPAAQDRFGRLARVWADGGYTGHLVDWSATQLGIALDIVRRSDTARGFKALPRRWVVERSFAWCLRSRRLVRDYERRTDTSEAVILWSMSMLTSRRLAARHQGPAPMRAA, from the coding sequence ATGAGCGATGCCGAGTGGGCTCTGGTGCGGGATCTGCTGCCGGTTCCCGGGTGGCTGGCGGGCCGGGGCGGGCGGCCGGAGGGCTACTGTCACCGACAGATGCTCGACGCGATCCGCTACCTCGTCGACAACGGCATCAAGTGGCGGGCGATGCCGTCGGACTTCCCGCCCTGGCCTCGGGTCTACGCCTTCTTCGCCCGCTGGCGGGATGGGGGACTCGTGGCCGAGTTGCACGACCGGCTGCGTGAGGCTGCCCGCGAGGCCGAGGGACGTGAACGTGAGCCCAGTGCGGGGGTCATCGACTCGCAGTCGGTGAAGGCGGACGCCACCGTCGCTCTCACCTCTCGCGGCTTCGACGCCGGGAAGAAGGTCAACGGGCGCAAGCGGCACCTGCTCACCGACACGCTCGGGCTACTGCTGGCGGTGCTGGTCACGCCTGCGTCGACCACCGACCGGGACGCCGCCCGCGTTCTGCTGCCGGCGGCCCAGGACCGCTTCGGGCGGCTGGCACGGGTCTGGGCCGACGGCGGCTACACCGGCCACCTCGTCGACTGGAGTGCAACACAGCTCGGCATCGCACTCGACATCGTCCGCCGCAGCGACACCGCCCGCGGCTTTAAGGCCCTGCCCCGCCGCTGGGTCGTGGAACGGTCGTTCGCCTGGTGCCTGCGCAGCCGGCGTCTGGTCCGTGACTACGAGCGGCGCACCGACACCAGCGAAGCCGTCATTCTGTGGTCGATGTCCATGCTCACGAGCCGCCGCCTGGCCGCCCGGCACCAGGGTCCTGCTCCGATGCGGGCAGCGTGA